The proteins below come from a single Pieris brassicae chromosome 1, ilPieBrab1.1, whole genome shotgun sequence genomic window:
- the LOC123715658 gene encoding cysteine-rich with EGF-like domain protein 2 isoform X2 yields the protein MKRIVLSVYISVIFFTLVLCSVQPPNISPGILSQSKSLGECQSCKLFIESFKAGLDRTTRGKYEGGDAAWEEEKLKKSYKRSEMRLVDIQEGLCKESKHSIQCHHIAEKAEEFIEEWWAQDPDESDDLFKYICIDKLQVCCPKHHFGKDCTPCPGDHDNLCSGNGKCRGDGTRKGNGTCLCDPGYMGENCNQCSSGYYLSYKDNNKMLCSVCHRSCMGGCRGGTAKDCVACKSGYLFDSEEGCIDINECEDLKRCNAGQFCENRLGSYACIACDKSCNGCHGGGPDLCRKCAKGYSKKGELCIADREDEDQSETLTTTRKEEL from the exons ATGAAGAGGATAGTTTTAAGTGTATATATTAGTGTTATCTTCTTCACTTTGGTACTTTGTTCTGTACAGCCTCCAAACATAAGCCCAGGAATATTAAGCCAGTCTAAATCACTCGGCGAGTGTCAATCGTGTAAGTTGTTTATAGAATCATTTAAAGCGGGATTAGACAGAACAACACGGGGAAAATATGAAGGTGGAGATGCCGCTTGGGAGGaagaaaagttaaaaaaatcatacaaacGGAGCGAGATGCGATTAGTAGATATTCAAGAAGGACTATGTAAAGAGTCAAAACACTCAATTCAATGCCACCATATAGCTGAAAAGGCTGAGGAGTTTATTGAAGAGTGGTGGGCCCAAGATCCTGATGAATctgatgatttatttaaatatatatgtatagacaAGTTACAAGTATGCTGTCCCAAACACCATTTTGGAAAAGATTGCACACCTTGTCCAGGTGACCATGATAATTTATGTAGTGGCAATGGGAAATGCAGGGGTGATGGCACCCGGAAAGGGAATGGTACATGCCTATGTGATCCCGGCTATATGGGAGAGAACTGCAACCAATGTTCTTCTGGTTATTATTTGTCTTACAAGGATAACAACAAAATGTTGTGTTCTGTTTGTCATCGATCATGTATGGGTGGGTGTCGAGGAGGCACAGCCAAAGACTGTGTTGCTTGTAAATCTGGATATTTGTTTGATTCAGAAGAAGGTTGCATTGATATAAACGAGTGTGAAGACTTAAAGAGATGTAATGCAGGCCAATTCTGTGAAAATAGATTAGGCTCGTATGCATGTATAGCCTGTGATAAGTCTTGTAATGGATGTCATGGAGGTGGGCCAGATTTATGCAGAAAATGTGCAAAAGGATACTCAAAAAAAGGAGAGTTGTGTATTGCTGACAGAGAAGATGAGGATCAGTCAGAGACATTAACTACAACTAG AAAAGAGGAGCTGTAA
- the LOC123715658 gene encoding cysteine-rich with EGF-like domain protein 2 isoform X1, producing MKRIVLSVYISVIFFTLVLCSVQPPNISPGILSQSKSLGECQSCKLFIESFKAGLDRTTRGKYEGGDAAWEEEKLKKSYKRSEMRLVDIQEGLCKESKHSIQCHHIAEKAEEFIEEWWAQDPDESDDLFKYICIDKLQVCCPKHHFGKDCTPCPGDHDNLCSGNGKCRGDGTRKGNGTCLCDPGYMGENCNQCSSGYYLSYKDNNKMLCSVCHRSCMGGCRGGTAKDCVACKSGYLFDSEEGCIDINECEDLKRCNAGQFCENRLGSYACIACDKSCNGCHGGGPDLCRKCAKGYSKKGELCIADREDEDQSETLTTTRYITYIGLLIATVILLPKSPSLGGIVGIMVISYIVGAEYYCMINGHAGLVNMKDYDLMQLFRA from the exons ATGAAGAGGATAGTTTTAAGTGTATATATTAGTGTTATCTTCTTCACTTTGGTACTTTGTTCTGTACAGCCTCCAAACATAAGCCCAGGAATATTAAGCCAGTCTAAATCACTCGGCGAGTGTCAATCGTGTAAGTTGTTTATAGAATCATTTAAAGCGGGATTAGACAGAACAACACGGGGAAAATATGAAGGTGGAGATGCCGCTTGGGAGGaagaaaagttaaaaaaatcatacaaacGGAGCGAGATGCGATTAGTAGATATTCAAGAAGGACTATGTAAAGAGTCAAAACACTCAATTCAATGCCACCATATAGCTGAAAAGGCTGAGGAGTTTATTGAAGAGTGGTGGGCCCAAGATCCTGATGAATctgatgatttatttaaatatatatgtatagacaAGTTACAAGTATGCTGTCCCAAACACCATTTTGGAAAAGATTGCACACCTTGTCCAGGTGACCATGATAATTTATGTAGTGGCAATGGGAAATGCAGGGGTGATGGCACCCGGAAAGGGAATGGTACATGCCTATGTGATCCCGGCTATATGGGAGAGAACTGCAACCAATGTTCTTCTGGTTATTATTTGTCTTACAAGGATAACAACAAAATGTTGTGTTCTGTTTGTCATCGATCATGTATGGGTGGGTGTCGAGGAGGCACAGCCAAAGACTGTGTTGCTTGTAAATCTGGATATTTGTTTGATTCAGAAGAAGGTTGCATTGATATAAACGAGTGTGAAGACTTAAAGAGATGTAATGCAGGCCAATTCTGTGAAAATAGATTAGGCTCGTATGCATGTATAGCCTGTGATAAGTCTTGTAATGGATGTCATGGAGGTGGGCCAGATTTATGCAGAAAATGTGCAAAAGGATACTCAAAAAAAGGAGAGTTGTGTATTGCTGACAGAGAAGATGAGGATCAGTCAGAGACATTAACTACAACTAG GTACATCACATACATAGGACTGTTAATAGCAACAGTAATATTACTTCCCAAGTCACCATCACTTGGCGGCATTGTTGGCATCATGGTAATCTCATATATCGTCGGTGCTGAATACTATTGTATGATTAATGGTCACGCGGGCCTCGTGAATATGAAAGACTATGATTTGATGCAACTATTTCGCGCTTAG